One region of Chryseobacterium sp. SORGH_AS_0447 genomic DNA includes:
- a CDS encoding ADP-ribosylation/crystallin J1, with translation MKTQTLYRPVGEKEMLLIIENDYKAFPPRLEWQPIFYPVLNEDYASEIVEKWNTRDEAGNYLGFVTRFEVLEETVNKYPSRNVGAKNHNELWVPAEELEAFNQAISGKIEVTQVFIGKDFKETAHAAIENLLLTLKNLP, from the coding sequence ATGAAAACACAAACCTTATACAGGCCGGTCGGAGAAAAAGAAATGCTTTTAATCATTGAAAACGATTACAAGGCATTTCCTCCTAGACTGGAATGGCAGCCGATTTTCTATCCTGTGCTGAATGAAGACTATGCTTCCGAAATTGTAGAAAAATGGAATACGCGCGATGAAGCCGGAAATTATTTGGGATTTGTCACCCGATTTGAAGTGCTGGAAGAAACGGTTAACAAATACCCTTCCCGAAATGTAGGGGCGAAAAACCATAATGAGCTTTGGGTTCCGGCGGAAGAGCTGGAAGCGTTCAATCAGGCAATCAGCGGAAAAATTGAAGTCACTCAGGTTTTTATCGGAAAAGACTTCAAAGAAACGGCGCATGCAGCCATTGAAAATTTATTATTAACATTAAAAAACTTACCATGA
- a CDS encoding macro domain-containing protein has product MKEIRYIKGDATDPSTAGTQIIAHICNDIGGWGKGFVLAISKRWKKPEDNYRDWYKRGTHFNLGEIQMVQVEENLWVCNMIGQHKTVTTSKGIPPIRYEAVESCLKKLVDEALSLKASIHMPRIGCGLAGGKWKEVEPIIQSTLLENGIEVYVYDLE; this is encoded by the coding sequence ATGAAAGAAATCAGATATATAAAAGGCGACGCTACAGACCCGTCAACAGCAGGAACTCAAATCATTGCCCATATCTGCAACGATATTGGAGGCTGGGGAAAAGGATTTGTTCTGGCTATTTCCAAAAGATGGAAGAAGCCTGAGGATAATTACCGGGACTGGTATAAAAGAGGAACTCATTTTAATCTGGGAGAAATCCAAATGGTTCAGGTAGAAGAAAATCTCTGGGTATGCAATATGATCGGTCAGCATAAAACCGTCACCACTTCAAAAGGAATACCTCCGATCCGGTATGAAGCAGTTGAAAGCTGCCTGAAAAAACTTGTTGATGAAGCTTTGTCATTAAAGGCAAGCATCCATATGCCAAGGATCGGCTGTGGTCTCGCAGGAGGAAAATGGAAAGAAGTCGAACCGATTATTCAAAGTACGTTGCTGGAAAATGGTATAGAAGTGTATGTTTATGATCTTGAATAG
- a CDS encoding adenylosuccinate synthetase: MKTAEIVIGLGFGDEGKGTTTDFLAARDPEAVVIRFSGGQQAAHTVMIGDRKHVHSSFCSGALRGLPSYFTEHCTIHPIFMYNEWKELKDKNGNTRLHIHPLAKVTTPFDVLHNRRDLRNTEHGTCGKGVGATMKRHESPYRLFAADLIAPRPMLIEKLKGIALYYGFSEGEEIQQALDDFLHAVDEMEWNIEGYGYLKSFDHLIFEGSQGILLDMDHGIFPNVTYAHTTSKNAYEVCSQLGIDHIEMFYVTRNYGTRHGNGWMSNEKEIPLRNNEEETCTFNDYQGAFRTGGLDYQLLDYALKVDEGYGLAHRKNLVVTCLDQLDESFEPGKLNVKFDEIWRSFSPYSKDFRKINE, translated from the coding sequence ATGAAAACTGCAGAAATCGTTATAGGACTGGGATTCGGGGATGAAGGCAAAGGCACCACCACCGATTTCCTCGCAGCCCGGGATCCGGAGGCCGTGGTCATCCGCTTTTCGGGAGGGCAGCAGGCGGCGCACACCGTGATGATCGGTGACCGGAAGCATGTCCATTCCAGCTTTTGCAGCGGGGCGTTGCGTGGACTACCGTCCTATTTTACCGAGCATTGCACCATCCATCCTATTTTTATGTATAATGAATGGAAGGAACTGAAAGACAAAAACGGGAATACCAGACTTCATATCCATCCGCTGGCTAAAGTAACAACGCCGTTTGATGTCCTTCACAACAGGAGAGACCTACGGAATACGGAGCACGGAACCTGCGGAAAAGGAGTCGGTGCCACGATGAAAAGGCATGAAAGCCCTTACCGGCTGTTTGCGGCCGACCTGATCGCGCCGAGACCGATGCTGATCGAAAAGCTGAAAGGCATCGCTTTGTATTACGGCTTTTCCGAAGGCGAAGAAATACAGCAGGCACTGGATGATTTTCTTCATGCTGTCGATGAGATGGAATGGAATATCGAAGGCTACGGCTACCTGAAAAGTTTTGACCATCTGATTTTTGAAGGCAGCCAGGGAATCCTGCTGGATATGGACCACGGCATATTTCCGAATGTGACCTATGCCCATACCACTTCAAAAAATGCCTACGAAGTATGCAGTCAACTGGGAATCGATCATATCGAAATGTTCTATGTTACAAGAAACTATGGCACCCGTCACGGAAACGGCTGGATGAGTAATGAAAAAGAGATTCCGTTACGGAACAATGAAGAGGAAACCTGTACGTTCAATGACTATCAGGGAGCCTTCCGTACCGGAGGTCTGGATTACCAGCTGCTGGATTATGCCTTAAAGGTAGATGAAGGCTACGGCCTTGCCCACCGGAAAAATCTGGTGGTTACCTGCCTCGATCAGTTGGACGAATCTTTTGAACCCGGAAAACTGAACGTCAAGTTTGATGAAATTTGGCGATCTTTTTCTCCGTATTCAAAGGATTTTAGAAAGATAAATGAATAA
- a CDS encoding 2OG-Fe(II) oxygenase, producing MEKTILHPEIFLIENFLTNEECDHYIDLTKDKIFEEAKINMQGRQVMSKGIRNNDRLMVFDNELAENLFQRAARFLPQIHETYKVSGFNEMFRIYKYSAGQRFKMHRDGSYIRNENEKSFYTFLIYLNDNFEGGETEFEGLFTVAPKKGSALVFHHPLRHEGKTLISGLKYVLRTDIMYTREQ from the coding sequence ATGGAAAAGACAATACTGCATCCGGAAATCTTTCTGATCGAAAATTTCCTGACGAATGAAGAATGCGACCATTATATTGATCTGACAAAAGACAAAATTTTTGAAGAAGCAAAGATCAATATGCAGGGAAGGCAGGTGATGAGCAAAGGCATCCGAAACAACGACCGGCTGATGGTTTTCGATAATGAACTGGCTGAAAACCTGTTTCAAAGAGCCGCCCGATTTCTTCCTCAGATCCATGAAACCTATAAAGTTTCAGGCTTCAATGAAATGTTCAGGATCTACAAATATTCGGCCGGACAACGGTTCAAAATGCACCGCGACGGAAGCTATATCAGGAATGAAAACGAAAAAAGTTTTTACACCTTCCTGATTTATCTGAATGATAATTTTGAAGGTGGGGAAACCGAATTTGAAGGGTTGTTCACCGTCGCTCCGAAAAAGGGTTCCGCACTGGTTTTCCATCATCCGTTAAGACACGAAGGGAAAACGCTGATCAGCGGACTGAAATATGTGCTGAGGACGGACATTATGTACACAAGAGAACAATAA
- a CDS encoding NADAR family protein, protein MKYTVQYIIERFNHQEKPDFLFFWGHTVKEQVTKACFSQWFPAEFQEDGIIYRTAEHYMMAGKASLFKDDETLEQIIQSETPNLVKKLGRKVENFDLQFWDEHKYEIVKQGNLLKFAQNEALKEFLLSTEDKVLVEASPYDTIWGIGMPETNSKALNPSQWNGENLLGFALMEVRDELRK, encoded by the coding sequence ATGAAATACACCGTACAATATATCATTGAAAGATTTAATCATCAGGAAAAACCGGATTTTCTGTTTTTCTGGGGACATACGGTAAAAGAGCAAGTGACCAAAGCCTGTTTCAGCCAGTGGTTTCCTGCTGAGTTTCAGGAAGACGGCATCATCTACAGGACTGCTGAACATTATATGATGGCCGGAAAGGCAAGTTTGTTTAAAGATGACGAAACTTTAGAACAGATCATACAGTCTGAGACTCCGAATCTGGTTAAAAAACTGGGAAGAAAAGTCGAAAATTTTGATCTGCAGTTTTGGGATGAGCATAAATATGAGATCGTAAAACAGGGAAACCTGCTGAAGTTTGCGCAAAATGAAGCACTTAAAGAATTTTTGCTGTCTACGGAAGATAAAGTTTTGGTGGAAGCCAGCCCTTACGATACCATCTGGGGCATCGGAATGCCGGAAACCAATTCCAAAGCCCTAAATCCATCGCAGTGGAACGGTGAAAATCTCCTGGGATTTGCTTTGATGGAAGTACGGGACGAACTGAGAAAGTAA
- the dcd gene encoding dCTP deaminase, translated as MSLIVKEELKELLKNRELFITPILDEKQFGEISFDFRIGTDFLTQHQGRNAFIDTTKNNNITRSIKSSYTETRRKLGEEFLIHPSQPTLFSTLEYVKLPKNVYAVLNLRSSFSRLGLSISTIVQPGYCGCLSVEIVNSGNTSLNILTGTRFLQGRFFRISENTEYFNSERKYACQVRPVSSKANEDEDLERLIRMNI; from the coding sequence ATGAGTCTTATTGTTAAAGAAGAACTAAAAGAGCTTTTAAAAAATAGAGAATTATTTATTACTCCAATTTTAGATGAAAAGCAATTTGGTGAAATTAGTTTTGATTTTAGAATTGGAACCGATTTCTTAACACAACATCAAGGAAGAAATGCCTTTATTGATACAACTAAAAACAATAATATAACTAGATCAATTAAAAGTAGTTATACAGAAACTAGAAGGAAATTAGGAGAGGAATTTTTAATCCATCCATCACAGCCAACACTATTTTCAACTCTAGAATATGTAAAACTACCTAAAAATGTATATGCTGTTCTAAATCTGAGAAGTTCTTTTAGTAGATTGGGATTGTCTATATCGACAATAGTTCAACCAGGGTATTGTGGATGTTTATCTGTTGAAATTGTTAATTCTGGAAATACTAGTCTAAATATTTTAACAGGAACTAGGTTTTTACAAGGAAGATTTTTTAGAATCTCTGAGAATACTGAATATTTTAATTCTGAAAGAAAATATGCTTGTCAAGTTAGACCAGTTTCTTCTAAAGCTAATGAGGATGAAGACTTGGAAAGATTGATAAGAATGAATATTTAG